The DNA window agagagagagagagagagagagagagagagagagagagagagagagaggaggagagagaggagagagagagagagagagagagagagagagagagagagagagatgggatatGGACTGACAGCTGGAAAAGCTGGCATAGAAGacaagaggaagggggagattgATACAGacgatggatggagggatgaggtgaggaAATGAAGATGGAGTGACAGTTCAGAACGAAGGAAGATGATGTCAGAGGAATGACAGGGTGAGGTGTTGAATGAGGATCTGTGTCTCTGCATGCGGAGACAACCTGAGAAGATATTCTTAACCTCCCAATATGGATGTGGCCAACAGGCATCTAAGGAAAAGTTGTCGTGTGGTAGCTAggggaccgtgtgtgtgtgtgtgtgagtgtgtgtgtgtgatggatagGGTTTCCTCATTACTAGGGTCATTCTGAATAATGCAGGTGAGGGTATTGTAGTGGCCAATGGTCCAGGTGCTAATGGAGCTGTCTGTGGGCAGAAGGGCCGACAGAGCAGGACTTTAATGGATGTCACCATGAGAGACTGAAACCTGACGACTGGGCTTGGATGTCacagcatggatgtgtgtgtgtctctgtgttgaaTGCAGGGACATCTTAGTCTGATACATTCCAAATCTGTTGTTGATTGATTGCTCAAAATGTCCAAATAAAACACTCTACTGTATTCCCTGTTGCGGTGTGTGgatatgcatgtgtgagtgtgtctccaaTCACCCTATACCTCTCTCCAATTGCACTAATAGGTCAAACTGTGTCGACAGGCTTGTTAAACTCTAATATTAGCCCTGATCGTTAACAGTTCGTTGTAAAGAGTCAGACCCATATTTAATTAAGACTTCATCTGACAACTTAAGACAAGTAACACCACTGAACAAGCTTACAACACACTTTCATCAGTCTGatcctagctctctctctctggtacattctgtctttctctctctccttctatatatctctgttttgctctctttttctctttctctttctttgtctctttgtctttctctttttctctcacgttctttctctcaatctctctgggtttttctctctctcttgcacacacacacataccctctctTGTGAAACTTTGCAGTCTTCTGTAACGCTACTGTTATAAGCAGACCTGCCACTCTGACCTGTGGCTGACTCTGGTATACTGAGCAATCCAGAAGATCTAGATCTTTAGTAGATCAGTAGGTGTCCCTGtctgtccttccctcccctgGTGCACCAGGCCACTTATAGCAGGGTAATGCTATTTCTGTTTCTTAATCTCTTCCTTTGGTCATAGATTGAAACTAGTGTGAGAGTGTCTTCACCCCCTGGTGGTAGAATTGGCAAAGAGCAGTAACACTGTGCTAGCATGGCACACCAGTCTGCCTGCTTTTTAATAGCCAGACTAGACAAGACAGAGGGGTTCAAATCGGACTGTGCCACGATCGAGATCAGTGAATAATCTGAAATAATTCAGAAAAAGGGGGTTGAACCTGCCAGACGCGGGCAAGTAAATAAGCAAGGTGACGTAGCCACATGGCATGGGATTGGCATACTGAACCCAAGGGGCTACAGGAGTAGAGAAGGGTATGAGAACAGACAACAGTAGACCAAGCAGCACGTAAGAAGACTGGAAGGTCTACCAATTAAAAATAACTTTCTCTGTCACTTCATCTACAGAAACGCTGCCCTCCAATCTGGCTGTCTGGTCGTGACAGAGGAGCCCAAAacctgttttctctctcattccatACTACTTCTGTCTCCtacactccctctcttcttggGGTGATGAATGTAGAGACTTCTATGAAGAGGGCAGAGGGGAAACAGGTTCAAAGGAAAGcaatctctctctttgcacACCGCTAAATCACTTTGTCCTTTTTAACAGCTTGTTTTTGAAAGTTAAAGATAGACACCGTCATGTTACTGACTCCCTTCATTGGGTCAGCAGTGTCTATTTCGACACAATATGGAGTTGTATTCTGGCAAGCACACTACAATCAGGTTCGCTCAGAGCCTGAGTAACAACAATAGATTTTTACCAATAATCACAGTATCCCCTTCCCAGTGCTTTTAATCCATTTGAAGTTGGATGGCATCAACAATATACAGTGTAACACTCTAGGAAAACTGCTTCAGCAGTCGGAACATGCACCTGTCAGAACATGCACCTGTTATCAGTAATACAATAGCACAAAGCATCCTCACCAGAGCCCCACATTGACAGCTCCTCTTCTGCTCGGAGGCTGAACTGATCCAGTGTGTCCACAGTCCCAAAGGACAATGTACTGTGTCAGCCAGCATACATAACCAGTCCTCTTCAATAGATTGTTGTTATATAACAAAAGAGGACCAGGCATCCATTAAAACTACTTGGCAATGTATTAGTCCAAACCACATGCAGGTAAACACAAGCACACTGCAGTGAGAGGGAGGCAAAGACaaactggagagaaagagaacgagagagagagaaagagagagagagagagagatagagagagagagagagagagagagagagagagagagagagagagagagagaaagagagggagagagtggttGAGTGTATGCAGCCACGTGCCTGCAGTAAAGCTGAGATCAAACAGGAGGCTTCTTGACGCTctatctcccctccttctccctccctaccttccttttactctctttctctccctctctaactctctctctaaacatcttatacacacacttacttgttctctctccctgtttctagTTCACTTGTTTATTTTCTCTTCTCACTACAATATTTTCCTATTTTCACTGTCCTCTATGTTTCTACCCGTCTTTGTCTAATACCCCTCTCTTCTCACACACCCCCTCCTTCTTGGCTTCTCCACCCCCTCGAAGAGAACGTAACAAGTGCACAAGATTCCAGAGGCTAATTCTGCTTCTTAAGACAGGGAACCTAATATGTGAAGACAAATGTGTTTGAGaaatgagggagaggggtggaggagagggggagagggagagggagagggagagggagagggagagggagagggagagggagagggagagggagagggagagggagagggagagggagagggagagagggagagggagagggagagggagagggggatggaacaTATTTGAGTGAGAGGGAAGTGAAATTGGCAGATGAAAGCATAACAGGATTTTATGATAAGCGTTTGTCTGTTTGCTTGTTTAACTTAGAAATGAATTCACACAGGCAGTTGAGTGGCCTCCAGTGTCAAAACAATTTATACTGTACATGGTGCTGGTTCTACTGGGACCATTCAATCATACACTACTTTCTCACATGCTATTCTCAATTAAACTGATTTTTGTTTAAACTTTGTCTGACTTTCCTCACATTGTTGTgctaaatgtacatgttctTCACTTGGCTTACCATTCTTGTCattcaaaaaacatttaaattacCACAACAGACAATGTAAACTCAGGTTCCAGaccaaattattatttttagaaGCAGTCAAAGCAATAACACACAAGTGATATACAAGACAGTCAAAATACAGCTAGGCACTCCTGTGCTACTCATGTAGTCCCTTGGCACGTTATCCCCTGCTACAACACCACTGCTAGTTTGAACGGAAATTAAGATCCAATGTCGTAAAATGTGCTTGCACAGGATGTCATATAAGAGAGGTAGAAGATAGTGGTGGGGGCTGACGCATGGTGCAATGTCAAGTAAATGTCAATCTAATTCTGACACGCTAAACGGTCTTCATAGAAATCAGTTACTACCTCTACACCAGTGTGTTACCGTGGCATTTATATTAGAACAGCCTGGTGACAAATATTGTGTAGACCAAAATTGGTGTTTGATTATGTGGATATGAAGTGTAAAAAGTGTTACAGGAAAATCCTTTATAAGTACAGGTCAGCAGTTAGAACACTCTGTTCAATAAACAAATTCAGTGGCTCAAGCTGGGAGTTAGTTGTGAGAAGGTAAATCATCACGTAAACTCACATCCATGTGTTGAGTTGAAGGAAACCACCCTTCCATTGCAAAGCTTTTTCTGACCCACCCTGGTCAAAACAAACAAGtctttctcccacacacacatgcacgcacccccacacacacacctggccccactccagggtggggttgggggacagagaggaagggcagcaAACTGGCTCTGTAAGCACATTTCCCCATCTGAGATCATTTGGATAGTGTTACAGGGGCACAGACGCGCCCTCCCCTTGAGCAttgccctccctgtctcctacagctctctctatcctctctctctcctgatcccTCCCTGTTCATCTCTAATAAAATGTTTACTGGAACACTGGCCATTAAATATGGCAACTTAACGTAGGACatctcagtcctctctctctaatctaAATCTGTCCCTTTAACAGATGTCTCCAGTGTCCAGAAGATTTTTATGTATCAGCATACCGGCTACTTGTATTAGTATATTACCTCACACAGCGAGCCTAAACAGAATTGTGTTTTTAGCGTTTTCAAGGCTTGTTTTGAGATAGTTTCACAGTACCATAACGCAGAATCAGGTGAACAGTTTTACTGATTTGTAGGTAAAAGTTTACAGTTTCATGATAACTACACTGGAATATGACATGCAGTATCAACACTTAGCAATGAAGATGTTTTACTGAAATTAAGGTACGGTTATTTATAGTCTATGTCTGATTTCATTTATGAATCGTTTTTTTGTAAACCATGCCAATGTAGCCTACCCTATCCTTCTATCTCTTGATTTctatctcctccatctctctctctctctctctctctctctctctctctctctttctctctctctctctctctctctctctctctctctctctctcagtctctctcgctACACACTCCCAGCTCATATTATATCTCTCTAGCAGCCCATTTCTGTGCTGTAGCCTTTGAAGTTGTAATCAGTCAAATATCCTTGATTAattctgtttcctgtctgactATGGTAATTAGTCACACAATTCCGATAATGGTAGCCCAATACTGTATGCATTATCTGATACACAGAAAATTCCCTTGGTACCTCTATTAACCCATACCTTCCATCCACATGTACAGTGTGGGCTCTCTCCTGGCCCCAGGGCCCTGGTCTGCTGTGTCGGCTGGATCTGCCATGTGTCACACTTCTCTCTGGCTACTCACTCCATCTAACTCCCCATCTGCTTACTTGAAGCCACTGGATGAGGTTGTTTCTGAAAATGTATTACAGGATCTGTTGTCTGGTCACACAGCATACTATGAAAGCACATCAGGGTTTGATGAACAAAAAATCTAACATTCCAGGGTATATTTTGAAGACTTGTCATGACTTATTAACCTGTTATTATCATCAACACTGATGAAGGGAAATCTAGATAACATTTCTAGGCAATTCTGTTGTATATAATTGTAGTCTTACATGGCCATCTAGTGGCTATGGCACGTTGGACTCCAAAAGCCCTGCAGTGCAGCCCTCGACCACATGGTGGGGCTCTCACTCCTTCATCTCCTGTGTCATTCACACAGCAGCAGTAACAAGACTGGCTTTAAGAAAAAAATGCTTTGCCTAATGTTCTGCCTTGTGTGTGTCTCGTGTGTGCCTCATGTGTGCCTTGTGAGTACCTGTGGTGTGTTTTGTGGCACGATAGTGTACTTTTGTTGTCTGTGTGGTTCTGTGGTTGTTGAGCACTGTCTATTGCAGTGCCATTGCTGTggcactgtgagtgtgtgatatAAAGTATTTTAGTGAGAAGATGAGGAACTACTGAAGCTACTGCCTCTCTTCCCTATCAGGATTAGTCTGTTAATGCAGAGATTCAGACACTGAGCTCGGATCAGCTGCTTAATACTGTTTTATCCCATGACAACCCACACAGGCCcacccatacgcacacacacacacgcacacacacaaacacacagacacacacaagaacacaaagaGAGTCAAGCCACAAGGATGTATAATGTACTGTACCGTAAGTTCTACATGTTTAAGGTATTAGAATGAACAATATCAACAAGTATACCTTAAAAATACAGGAAAGGACAGATATCCCCAAACAAACTTTTAAACAATGAAGCCATGAATATGTTCAACTGTTCCATCTGCTGCCCTTACATTCCATAACCTAATCATATGCCtgtcacatcctcacacacaataTCAGTCTGATCAGAGTCCCACGTGTTTCATTGAGTGATTGAGAATACATAGAAACGTGTACACTCTCTCttgcacactcatacacaggTGCACGcatgttcacaaacacacatatacacacacgtgcacacacatgcgcgtacacaaacacacacacacaagggattATACTAATCCCTATCAAAACAAAGCAATGTATTTCCCCCCAAGCCAAGTCAAGCGTGGGACGTCCATCAGCGTTTATATCAGGATTACAGACTTTATCCATAGAACCACCAACATTTGATTGAGCTAACATCAATATAAGACTGGACGCAAGGATGTAAACATGATGTAAACATCAAAATGTTACGAAACAATACAGGCAGGCCCACAAGTTAATGGTGCTATGGACCATTGACCACCACAGAGCTCTTCCCACCAATAACATGTGACCCCTGGTGACCCCCTGACCTCTATCAACTGACCCCCTCAGTGGGTGGTCTCCACTCAAACCAGGTTGAAGTGTGGACAGATAAGGGGAGTAACGAAGGCTTTGATACAAAAACCTActaatctctatctctctctatctctctttctctcacacacacactgtcaaaaacacacatgcacacacgtacacactctgTCTTGCAGACCCAATAGATGCCTTCTGTCCATGCTCCCTTGTTTCTCTGCAGTGGAGGAACGGTTGGGCAGTAGGGTCAGGGAGGTCAAAACAAACACGCCTCCAAATACGCCCCACTCTCACAGCCTATCCACAGCTCTTTAACCCCTCAACCtcccacacacccatacactcaCATAAATTCTTGCACCATAACACAATTGACCCTGGCCCatgatcgcacacacacacacacatacttatttTGGACTGAGGAACATTTGTAGCAAAGCATGCATACATGCACATTCATGCTAACGTGAAGACATAAAATCCaaattttgtctctctctctctctctctttagctttttctttctccctgtgATTGTCAGAGCTGACCTCAGTTGAACAGTACCGGATTATGAAAACCCCAGTCTCCATCAGAAAAGCCCCCCAGCCCAGTAGCCAGCCATGTTAATCACAGACCTTTATCCTGCAATCCACCCTGCGAACATCCACCCTTTCATTAGGACCAGTCCTGGATTAGTGTAGCTAAacaaaatagagagaaaggaagatgaGAAATGAAATTAAATGTAGGGAAGAAAGTGGATGGTGGCAGGTGGCAGGGAGCTGTGCTGTGTGATTCTATAAGTAAGAGGCAGAATAGATCAGCTCCTTCCTCCTAATGGTATAGTTTGTCTGTGAGACTACTGAGGGAAGGAGAACAGATGGACTCCGCTGTAAGGGAGAATGTTATGTCTCTCAGGGAGAAGTAAAAAGtgtgtgacacacaaacacacacacacacatacacacacaccaaacttgTGTGATGACTGAAAACAAGGGTTTTGTCATTGCATTTCAATTCTTTGTCAGCTCTGGGGTATTATGTGTGTGGAGTTATGTGCAATTCCAATAAGTACGGAAGTGGAAGGAAACAGTTTAGAGGAGGGGCTTAATATGGATGTatctctgtcactgtccaatCCTTTGCCTTTGGCCTCCCAGTCGTCTGTCAGAAACAAGCCCCACCCTCTGTGCTCCCAGCTGTCCCTCCTGCCAGAGTGAGCAACCTTGGCACAAtgcaaggtcaggggtcaagagaAAGGACAGGCTGGATCACAATAGAGCTACGGAGGCCATTTAACAACACAATTCTCCTTTTTACACAACCATTTTTCATCtactttttttctccctttcggCTGAATTTACCGGAGCAGTGAGAAACAGGACTTCTGAGCAGTGTGTTAAAGAAAGTGTACATTGGGTTTGTATACTTGGTTGCCAGGAAGCATTTGTGTATTCTTGTTGGGTTCTcagcaggcagaaagagatgtagAAGGGGCTCTCATTAGAGTGTCCTGTTCTTCTGTTCTTCTGATATGATATGATCTTGGATATTGGTTCTGGGATTTCTTTTGTAATGCACTGACAAAACACACTCATTGAACTACACTGTAtgacattattatttttattatggttgtgatcaaataaaaaaacacaaaattgtACATTTAATTTCGTATTCCTTTAAGTAGATTCAACTCAATTCAAATGTTCCTTCCATATGTTAACACATTGAATTTATACATACAGTGAATTCAGTTAATTAACAATGGTTTGGCATATTTGAATTCTTCAGTTACATCAGGACTTTTAACTGTCCATGAGCTCCCTTTAAACCTGAGATAACCCCATAGGTTTTCTATATATACTAGAATCAATTCAGTTGGCCATACAATTTCAGTAATATAGTATACATTTGTTTATCAGAAAATATTCCCTGCTCATCTGATACATAACACTAGTAAAACTACACTGGGAAATAATTTGAAGTGCAAAATAGAAGACAATAGACAAAAGACAAATGGAAAGAGAAAAATGAAAGCCAAAATATCGCCACAGTACACAACGTAACCAGGACAGCTAACAGAGAAAAGGCCAAGACAAACATATTTAGAATGGAAAATACAACACATCTCACTGTAGTCTGTATAAATATTAAATTAGAGAATAATAAATAGATTAAGGTACAGaaatgtgcatttgtgtgaaAAATATGTTCATTGTTCCCAGTCTTAATCAGTAATTCTTCAATCTTAATAAGTGCTACGGTGGTCTTCTACCTATGTGGTTGAAATGAGCTGAAGTAGATTTCCTTTGTAGGACTTTAGTCTATCCCACTCAAATCAAGCAAAGACATTTTAACAGTGTTGGACTCTAACCTAATGTAGCACAGTGCTTGTGCACCGTACAAAATGTAAACAGTTCTTACTCTACATCCTTATTCTACTTTTTCAAAGAAGGGGTTTCACAGTGTTCAGTTCCATCAAAGGTCTCTCATTTGAAAGTCTCAGGTTGAGATAGAGCACAGTCAGAGCTGGTAGACAGACTGCTGATGCATGCATCCTCTCTGCTTCCAGGCTCCCTAGTCTGTGTAAACGGTCCCAATCTGTTGGGGGGCCATGTGGGGTGGGTGATAGGAGTCATAATGCCCCTCCAGAGGTGTTTCATAGCTGGATGTCTGGTAGAGGACCTGCCCTTGGTGCGCAGTCAGGCTCATTGAAGGGGGGGGGTAGTTGTGAGGGGGCAGGTAATGGGGCGAGGGCTCCTGTTTGGGCACCAGGCTCTTACCAATGCTAAGAGGGGGCGTCGGGGGGCCGTCATAGGGGGGCGtgcccacccctccaccattaCAGTCCTTTGGGGAGTGGCATTCGTAAGCCACACCCTTCACAGCCCGCATGTGTAGCATGTGGGTGGAGTCTAGCGTGCCATAGGGGGGGCTTGGCAAACCTGGGGAGGAGTAACCTATTGGACCGACCACCATCCCAACCCCTCCCAGCACGGTGGGGCCCCCTCGGCCTCCATGCCTCTCCTCAGGCCTGTCCCCACCCGTCAGGGCTGGGCCAAGCTGCAAACAACCTGCCACTAGGTGCTAGTGGGCTGGGACAGTCCCGTACACAACGTCTCCATGAAGGCCCTGCTTTCTAGGGACTGGCCTCCCTCCAGGGCCTCTGACAGAGCACATATGTAGTTGCGGGCCAGACGCAAAGTCTCAATCTTTGACAGTTTCTGGGTCTTGGAGTGGCAGGGCATGATGCTCCGCAGGTTCTCGAGGGCATCGTTCAGACCGTGCATTCGTGAGCGTTCCCTGGCATTAGCCTTCACCCGCCGGGCACGGAAACGCTCCTGTCGGGCTTtggtcatcctcttcctcttggGCCCACGTCTTTTAGGGCAGTTGTCTTCTccctcacactcctcctcctcctcctcctcatcttccatGTCTTCACTCCCCAGCTCCCGGCCCTGGAGGCCCAGGCCGCTCTCTCGGTAGTGCTGAGATGAGATTGACATGTCTCCTTCTGGGGAGCTCATGTCTTCGTCCATCCACTCCAGGGAACCAACCAGATCTGATCCCTCCCCAGGTCTCCTGTACGTCTTGGACATCATGATGTTCTGGAAGCAAGATAAGGTCTATTAGAAATGTTGCTGTGTGCATCCATCTGGGCTTGACTAGTGCAATGTTCCACAATTACATGCATGTTGGAATCCAGGATTTTTCATCCGGGCAGAGGGGTCACATTTATCTGTTCTATTAATAGCAGCCTTATCCAGTCTGACCTGGCCCACTGACCTTGCATACATTAACTTGTCTACTTACACATGAAAATGCATCAGAGGATGAGTTAGTTGTTGAACTAGAATATCTTCACAAGTAAGCCCGTCCACATTACATTTTAGGACATTTCAATGAGTGGTGTGCAACtgaaataataaataaacaaactatTCTCAGGGGTTATATTCTTAAAC is part of the Hypomesus transpacificus isolate Combined female chromosome 9, fHypTra1, whole genome shotgun sequence genome and encodes:
- the LOC124471648 gene encoding LOW QUALITY PROTEIN: neurogenic differentiation factor 4-like (The sequence of the model RefSeq protein was modified relative to this genomic sequence to represent the inferred CDS: inserted 1 base in 1 codon) encodes the protein MMSKTYRRPGEGSDLVGSLEWMDEDMSSPEGDMSISSQHYRESGLGLQGRELGSEDMEDEEEEEEECEGEDNCPKRRGPKRKRMTKARQERFRARRVKANARERSRMHGLNDALENLRSIMPCHSKTQKLSKIETLRLARNYICALSEALEGGQSLESRAFMETLCTGLSQPTSXLVAGCLQLGPALTGGDRPEERHGGRGGPTVLGGVGMVVGPIGYSSPGLPSPPYGTLDSTHMLHMRAVKGVAYECHSPKDCNGGGVGTPPYDGPPTPPLSIGKSLVPKQEPSPHYLPPHNYPPPSMSLTAHQGQVLYQTSSYETPLEGHYDSYHPPHMAPQQIGTVYTD